Proteins co-encoded in one Arachis stenosperma cultivar V10309 chromosome 7, arast.V10309.gnm1.PFL2, whole genome shotgun sequence genomic window:
- the LOC130941664 gene encoding shewanella-like protein phosphatase 1 isoform X2, with amino-acid sequence MASLCLMNSLPVPPSSSHSPKLTETSLPPSPLVLHSNNNHSVSARALKPIVVSGDPPTFVSAPGRRILAVGDLHGDLKQARSALEMAGVLSSDGQDLWTGGETVLIQVGDILDRGEEEIAILSLLRSLDKQAKAKGGAVFQVNGNHETMNVEGDFRYVDSGAFDECNDFLEYVNDSEDGWEETFTGWVDVFERWKEQRTMSNGYWGPWNLVKFSNYLGQRQKGVIARSILFRPGGPLARELARHAVVLKVNDWVFCHGGLLPHHVAYGIEKMNKEVSEWMRGLRQNDNTPNIPFIATRGYDSVVWNRLYSRDAPDLVDYEDKQVCSVLEETLQAVGAKAMVVGHTPQTIGVNCIWRVDVGMSSGVLNSRPEVLEIIDDKVRVIRSKRDRYSEELQAVAYT; translated from the exons ATGGCATCACTGTGTCTCATGAACTCATTGCCAGTTCCACCATCTTCTTCTCACTCTCCAAAGCTCACTGAAACTTctcttcctccttctccttTGGTTCTTCATAGTAACAATAATCATAGTGTATCAGCACGTGCCTTGAAGCCCATAGTTGTTAGTGGAGACCCTCCAACTTTTGTTTCTGCTCCTGGTCGCAGAATTCTCGCTG TTGGAGATCTACATGGAGATCTTAAGCAGGCTAGATCTGCACTTGAAATGGCTGGTGTATTGAGTTCTGATGGTCAAGACTTATGGACTGGTGGAGAAACG GTGTTGATTCAAGTTGGAGACATACTAGATCGAGGTGAAGAAGAAATTGCTATCTTGTCCTTGCTGCGATCATTGGATAAACAGGCGAAGGCAAAAGGCGGAGCTGTGTTTCAG GTAAATGGAAACCATGAGACTATGAATGTGGAAGGTGATTTTAGATATGTTGATTCTGGGGCATTCGATGAGTGCAATGATTTCTTGGAATATGTCAATGATTCAGAGGATGGCTGGGAAGAAACTTTTACCGGTTGGGTTGATGTGTTTGAAAGGTGGAAAGAACAACGAACAATGTCCAATGGTTACTGGGGTCCTTGGAATTTAGTGAAG TTTTCCAATTATTTAGGACAGAGGCAAAAGGGAGTCATTGCTAGATCAATCCTCTTTAGGCCTGGCGGCCCACTGGCACGTGAGCTCGCAAGACATGCTGTTGTACTTAAGGTCAATGACTGGGTGTTCTGTCATGGTGGCCTTCTTCCTCACCATG TTGCATATGGCATAGAGAAGATGAACAAAGAAGTATCTGAGTGGATGAGAGGCTTGAGACAGAATGACAATACTCCAAATATCCCTTTTATTGCCACCAGAGGCTATGACAGTGTTGTTTGGAATCGTCTATATTCAAGGGATGCACCAGATTTGGTGGACTATGAGGATAAACAG GTATGTTCTGTTCTCGAGGAGACTCTGCAAGCAGTTGGTGCCAAGGCAATGGTGGTAGGGCATACTCCTCAAACTATAGGTGTGAATTG CATATGGCGTGTAGATGTTGGAATGTCCAGTGGAGTTCTTAATTCAAGACCAGAG GTTTTAGAGATTATAGATGATAAAGTGAGAGTCATAAGAAGCAAACGGGACAGATACAGTGAAGAACTTCAGGCTGTTGCATACACTTAA
- the LOC130941664 gene encoding shewanella-like protein phosphatase 1 isoform X3, with translation MASLCLMNSLPVPPSSSHSPKLTETSLPPSPLVLHSNNNHSVSARALKPIVVSGDPPTFVSAPGRRILAVGDLHGDLKQARSALEMAGVLSSDGQDLWTGGETVLIQVGDILDRGEEEIAILSLLRSLDKQAKAKGGAVFQVNGNHETMNVEGDFRYVDSGAFDECNDFLEYVNDSEDGWEETFTGWVDVFERWKEQRTMSNGYWGPWNLVKRQKGVIARSILFRPGGPLARELARHAVVLKVNDWVFCHGGLLPHHVAYGIEKMNKEVSEWMRGLRQNDNTPNIPFIATRGYDSVVWNRLYSRDAPDLVDYEDKQVCSVLEETLQAVGAKAMVVGHTPQTIGVNCKYNCSIWRVDVGMSSGVLNSRPEVLEIIDDKVRVIRSKRDRYSEELQAVAYT, from the exons ATGGCATCACTGTGTCTCATGAACTCATTGCCAGTTCCACCATCTTCTTCTCACTCTCCAAAGCTCACTGAAACTTctcttcctccttctccttTGGTTCTTCATAGTAACAATAATCATAGTGTATCAGCACGTGCCTTGAAGCCCATAGTTGTTAGTGGAGACCCTCCAACTTTTGTTTCTGCTCCTGGTCGCAGAATTCTCGCTG TTGGAGATCTACATGGAGATCTTAAGCAGGCTAGATCTGCACTTGAAATGGCTGGTGTATTGAGTTCTGATGGTCAAGACTTATGGACTGGTGGAGAAACG GTGTTGATTCAAGTTGGAGACATACTAGATCGAGGTGAAGAAGAAATTGCTATCTTGTCCTTGCTGCGATCATTGGATAAACAGGCGAAGGCAAAAGGCGGAGCTGTGTTTCAG GTAAATGGAAACCATGAGACTATGAATGTGGAAGGTGATTTTAGATATGTTGATTCTGGGGCATTCGATGAGTGCAATGATTTCTTGGAATATGTCAATGATTCAGAGGATGGCTGGGAAGAAACTTTTACCGGTTGGGTTGATGTGTTTGAAAGGTGGAAAGAACAACGAACAATGTCCAATGGTTACTGGGGTCCTTGGAATTTAGTGAAG AGGCAAAAGGGAGTCATTGCTAGATCAATCCTCTTTAGGCCTGGCGGCCCACTGGCACGTGAGCTCGCAAGACATGCTGTTGTACTTAAGGTCAATGACTGGGTGTTCTGTCATGGTGGCCTTCTTCCTCACCATG TTGCATATGGCATAGAGAAGATGAACAAAGAAGTATCTGAGTGGATGAGAGGCTTGAGACAGAATGACAATACTCCAAATATCCCTTTTATTGCCACCAGAGGCTATGACAGTGTTGTTTGGAATCGTCTATATTCAAGGGATGCACCAGATTTGGTGGACTATGAGGATAAACAG GTATGTTCTGTTCTCGAGGAGACTCTGCAAGCAGTTGGTGCCAAGGCAATGGTGGTAGGGCATACTCCTCAAACTATAGGTGTGAATTG TAAATACAATTGCAGCATATGGCGTGTAGATGTTGGAATGTCCAGTGGAGTTCTTAATTCAAGACCAGAG GTTTTAGAGATTATAGATGATAAAGTGAGAGTCATAAGAAGCAAACGGGACAGATACAGTGAAGAACTTCAGGCTGTTGCATACACTTAA
- the LOC130941664 gene encoding shewanella-like protein phosphatase 1 isoform X1: MASLCLMNSLPVPPSSSHSPKLTETSLPPSPLVLHSNNNHSVSARALKPIVVSGDPPTFVSAPGRRILAVGDLHGDLKQARSALEMAGVLSSDGQDLWTGGETVLIQVGDILDRGEEEIAILSLLRSLDKQAKAKGGAVFQVNGNHETMNVEGDFRYVDSGAFDECNDFLEYVNDSEDGWEETFTGWVDVFERWKEQRTMSNGYWGPWNLVKFSNYLGQRQKGVIARSILFRPGGPLARELARHAVVLKVNDWVFCHGGLLPHHVAYGIEKMNKEVSEWMRGLRQNDNTPNIPFIATRGYDSVVWNRLYSRDAPDLVDYEDKQVCSVLEETLQAVGAKAMVVGHTPQTIGVNCKYNCSIWRVDVGMSSGVLNSRPEVLEIIDDKVRVIRSKRDRYSEELQAVAYT, encoded by the exons ATGGCATCACTGTGTCTCATGAACTCATTGCCAGTTCCACCATCTTCTTCTCACTCTCCAAAGCTCACTGAAACTTctcttcctccttctccttTGGTTCTTCATAGTAACAATAATCATAGTGTATCAGCACGTGCCTTGAAGCCCATAGTTGTTAGTGGAGACCCTCCAACTTTTGTTTCTGCTCCTGGTCGCAGAATTCTCGCTG TTGGAGATCTACATGGAGATCTTAAGCAGGCTAGATCTGCACTTGAAATGGCTGGTGTATTGAGTTCTGATGGTCAAGACTTATGGACTGGTGGAGAAACG GTGTTGATTCAAGTTGGAGACATACTAGATCGAGGTGAAGAAGAAATTGCTATCTTGTCCTTGCTGCGATCATTGGATAAACAGGCGAAGGCAAAAGGCGGAGCTGTGTTTCAG GTAAATGGAAACCATGAGACTATGAATGTGGAAGGTGATTTTAGATATGTTGATTCTGGGGCATTCGATGAGTGCAATGATTTCTTGGAATATGTCAATGATTCAGAGGATGGCTGGGAAGAAACTTTTACCGGTTGGGTTGATGTGTTTGAAAGGTGGAAAGAACAACGAACAATGTCCAATGGTTACTGGGGTCCTTGGAATTTAGTGAAG TTTTCCAATTATTTAGGACAGAGGCAAAAGGGAGTCATTGCTAGATCAATCCTCTTTAGGCCTGGCGGCCCACTGGCACGTGAGCTCGCAAGACATGCTGTTGTACTTAAGGTCAATGACTGGGTGTTCTGTCATGGTGGCCTTCTTCCTCACCATG TTGCATATGGCATAGAGAAGATGAACAAAGAAGTATCTGAGTGGATGAGAGGCTTGAGACAGAATGACAATACTCCAAATATCCCTTTTATTGCCACCAGAGGCTATGACAGTGTTGTTTGGAATCGTCTATATTCAAGGGATGCACCAGATTTGGTGGACTATGAGGATAAACAG GTATGTTCTGTTCTCGAGGAGACTCTGCAAGCAGTTGGTGCCAAGGCAATGGTGGTAGGGCATACTCCTCAAACTATAGGTGTGAATTG TAAATACAATTGCAGCATATGGCGTGTAGATGTTGGAATGTCCAGTGGAGTTCTTAATTCAAGACCAGAG GTTTTAGAGATTATAGATGATAAAGTGAGAGTCATAAGAAGCAAACGGGACAGATACAGTGAAGAACTTCAGGCTGTTGCATACACTTAA